In a genomic window of Styela clava chromosome 11, kaStyClav1.hap1.2, whole genome shotgun sequence:
- the LOC120346904 gene encoding alpha-(1,6)-fucosyltransferase-like, with protein MVSTFISRGKAVFFVVFSTLLITVYVTKFSGNRVNYTDKLRDIVPSLKSLTLTNERSNSERIKILNWKMNTVQIMRKNFKEFWKSISSIILKNATEERKKYASALQDGFNVLDNRYEEIGNFFDDKIEMKSDDYFDGTFTEFYILSNILSDLKYYWLHISSVIKILGLPSDIHKFVNNGYIKSKKELKNVIEESETIARKNMDNLQMYVQEKIAKLQNPNNCNSASVHVCNMVNQAGFGSELHTILKCFLPAFKQQRTMIHHMKGWKYDPEGWSHLFAPLSDCDETQYTGQSNSQIVNGNAVYPTGYDFISIPSEISQDIIQNNADPFAWWIAQFIGYAMRMRPEFVNQLNRTAQKIKFTNPIAGMHIRRGDKLIREAKKHEVEEYMFFIENWFDEQNIEQRTVYVTTDDDKVYQELTTKYPSYNFLTTPTDTMQRGLNALHGIVTDVYLLSLCDFVACTGSSNICRLVYELLTFNHHDASTRWQSVDDMYYFHEAVFPYVAISDHSARTQRKEIGVREGEILKVNKIDGWPIDGFINIENTNNQEKGKVPLYKMRSKPSVDSFPILHRPS; from the exons ATGGTCTCCACCTTCATCTCCAGGGGAAAAGCAgttttctttgttgttttttctaCGCTATTGATAACAGTATATGTTACAAAATTCTCGGGAAACAG AGTGAACTACACGGACAAGCTGCGGGATATTGTACCTTCTTTAAAATCTCTAACGCTGACGAATGAGCGGTCTAATAGCGAAAG AATCAAAATTCTAAATTGGAAGATGAATACTGTACAAATCATgcgaaaaaatttcaaagagtTCTGGAAATCAATTTCTTCTATCATATTAAAAAACGCGacagaagaaagaaaaaaatatgcaTCGGCACTTCAGGACGGTTTCAA tgttttggACAATCGATATGAAGAAATTGGAAACTTTTTTGAcgataaaattgaaatgaagaGCGACGACTACTTCGATGGAACT ttcacGGAATTCTACATTCTTTCAAACATCCTTTCTGATCTGAAATATTACTGGTTGCATATATCATCGGTAATTAAAATATTAGGTCTTCCAAGCGACATCCACAAATTTGTGAACAATGGATATAT aaAATCAAAGAAAGAACTTAAAAATGTAATTGAAGAATCTGAAACGATCGCCCGTAAAAATATGGATAACTTACAGATGTACGTCCAAGAAAAAATAGCCAAACTGCAG AATCCTAATAATTGCAACAGTGCATCAGTTCATGTATGTAATATGGTAAATCAAGCTGGTTTTGGCAGTGAGTTGCACACCATACTCAAATGTTTTTTACCTGCTTTTAAACAACAAAGAACTATGATTCATCATATGAAAGGGTGGAAATATGATCCTGAAGGATGGAGTCATCTCTTTGCCCCGCTCAGTGATTGTGACGAAACACAATATACAG GACAGAGTAACTCACAAATAGTGAATGGTAATGCCGTTTATCCAACTGGATACGACTTTATATCAATTCCATCGGAAATATCTCaagatattattcaaaataatgcGGATCCATTTGCCTGGTGGATTGCTCAATTCATTGGATATGCGATGAGAATGAGGCCTGAATTTGTGAATCAACTTAACAGAACCGcccagaaaataaaattcactaatcCCATAGCCGG AATGCATATTCGTCGTGGGGACAAACTGATTAGAGAAGCAAAAAAACACGAAGTTGAAGAAtatatgttttttattgaaaattggtTCGACGaacaaaatatagaacaaaGAACTGTATATGTGACAACCGATGATGACAAAGTTTATCAGGAATTAACAACGAA ATATCCCTCGTACAATTTCCTCACAACTCCAACCGATACTATGCAAAGAGGACTCAATGCTCTTCATGGAATAGTCACCGATGTATATCTACTTTCTCTATGTGATTTTGTGGCATGTACGGGGTCTTCCAAT ATTTGCCGTCTCGTCTACGAACTATTAACATTCAATCATCACGACGCATCTACCAGATGGCAATCAGTAGACGATATGTATTACTTTCATGAAGCAGTATTTCCTTACGTTGCGATATCTGACCATTCAGCGAGAACACAAAGGAAAGAGATTGGTGTTCGGGAAGgtgaaatattgaaagtgaACAAAATTGATGGTTGGCCGATAGATGGGTTCATAAATATCGAGAATACCAACAATCAAGAGAAAGGAAAAGTTCCATTGTATAAAATGCGATCGAAGCCATCAGTTGATAGTTTTCCGATCCTGCATAGACCTTCATAA
- the LOC144429671 gene encoding alpha-(1,6)-fucosyltransferase-like → MQRGLNALQGIVTDVYLLSLCDFVACTGSSNICRLVYELLTFNHHDASTRWQSVDDMYYFHGAVFPYVAISDHTARKETREIGVREGEILKVAKTGGWATDGFINCENTNNQEKGKVPLYKMRSKPSVDSFPILH, encoded by the exons ATGCAAAGAGGACTCAATGCTCTTCAGGGAATAGTCACCGATGTATATCTACTTTCTCTATGTGATTTTGTGGCATGTACGGGGTCTTCCAAT ATTTGCCGTCTCGTTTACGAACTATTAACATTTAATCATCACGATGCATCTACAAGATGGCAATCAGTGGACGATATGTATTACTTTCATGGAGCAGTATTTCCTTACGTTGCGATATCTGACCATACAGCGAGAAAAGAAACGAGAGAGATTGGTGTTCGGGAAGGTGAAATATTGAAAGTGGCCAAAACTGGTGGTTGGGCGACAGATGGGTTCATAAACTGCGAGAATACCAACAATCAAGAGAAAGGAAAAGTTCCATTGTATAAAATGCGATCGAAGCCATCTGTTGATAGTTTCCCGATCCTGCATTGA